The sequence CTGCTCGGCCTCACCGCCTGGTGGTCGCTCAACTCCACGGACGAGCCCGCCCGATGAACGACAGGGAAGCAGGGTTCGTCAAAGGCACCCGGGGCACCCCTCAGGACGTCTGGACCCACCCGGCCGACGCACCCGAAGCCGCCTGCCCGCCGGCCGCATTGGCGTACGCCGGCACCGAACCCCCCGACGTGTGGGCGCCCCCGCCCGAGCCGATCGACGTACCGCCGCCCCGGCCGCGCGACCCGGGCACGGCCCGGGAACCCTCCTCCCGGATGGCCCACGCCGCCGCGGCCACCGCGGGACTGAGCATCGCGGGCTCCGTCCTCGGCCTCGTCCGCGACCAGGGCATCGCCCACCTCTTCGGCGCGGGCGCGGAGAGCGACGCGTTCCTCGTCGCGTGGACCATCCCCGAGATCGCGGCGACCGTCCTGATCGAGGACGCGATGGCCCTGCTGATGGTGCCCGCGTTCAGCGCCGCCCTCGCCCGCGGCGAGGGCCCGCACGCCCTGATCCGCGGCACCCTGCCGCGCCTGCTCGCCGCCCTGGCGCTGCTGACCGCGGCGCTCGCGGCGGGCGCCCCCTGGGTCGTACACGTGCTCGCCCCCGGCATCGCCGACCCGACCACGGCGGTGGCCTGCACCCGGCTGACCGCGCTGACCGTCCTCACCTTCGGCATCGCCGGCTACCTCAGCGCCGCGCTGCGCGCGCACCGCCGCTTCGTCGCGCCCGCCGCGATCTACGTGGCGTACAACACCGGCATCGTCGCCGTGCTCTTCGCCCTGCACGGCAGGTTCGGGGTGCGGGCGGCCGCCGCCGGGGTCGCGGTCGGCGGCGTGCTGATGATCGCGGCGCAGCTGCCTTCCTTCCTGCGGGTGTTGCGGTCCACGCCGGTCGGTCCGGCCGGGCCGCGCCCGGACAACCCGCTCGGCCTGGCGCTGCTCGCGCCGGTCATCGTCTTCACGCTCAGCCGCCAGGCGCAGGTGCTGGTCGAGCGGTTCTTCGCCGCCCCGCTGCCCGCGGGCGCCATCTCGCACCTCAACTACGCGGAGAAGGTCGCCCAGTTGCCGATGGCGCTGTCGGTGATGATCGTGACGGTCACCTTCCCGGTGCTGTCACGGGCGCTGGCCGACGGCGACCGCGAGCAGGCCAGGCGCCGGGTCGAGCGCGACCTCGCGCTCGCCTGCCTGGTGGTGCTGCTCGGCACCTCCTACGTCATCGCCTGCGCCCCGCAGATCACCGAAGTCCTCTTCCAGCGAGGTGAGTTCACCGCCGTCGACACCGCGGACACCGCCACGGTGATGCGGGTCTACGCGCTCGGCCTGCTCGGCCAGAGCCTGGTCGGGGCGCTGGTCCGGCCGTACTTCTCGGCGGCGGGCCCGACCTGGTACCCGGCCGCCGCGATGGGGCTGGGGCTGGCGGTAACCGCGGCCGCGGACGCCGCCGCGGTCGGGCCGTGGGGCGCGTACGGCATCGCGGCCGGCAACGCGCTGGGCATCACCGTGACCGCCGCCCTGCTGCTGCGGGGCCTGGGCGCGCACACCGTCGCCGTCCGGGTCGCCGCCGTGGCGCCCAGGATCGGGCGGATCGCGCTGGCCGCGCTGTGCGCCACGGCCGCCGGCTGGGCGCTGGCGCACCGGCTGCCGGACCCGGCGGTGGCCGCGGCCGCCTGCGCGGTGGCGGTGCCGGTGGTGTTCGCCGGCGCCGCGCTCGCCGCCCGGGTGCCCGAAGTCCCGTACCTTCTCGCCACCGTCACACGGAAGGGCCGCCCATGACCGCTGACCTCCTTGCCCCCGCGGGCGTCCACGCCGGCCGC comes from Streptomyces sp. NBC_00448 and encodes:
- a CDS encoding lipid II flippase MurJ — translated: MNDREAGFVKGTRGTPQDVWTHPADAPEAACPPAALAYAGTEPPDVWAPPPEPIDVPPPRPRDPGTAREPSSRMAHAAAATAGLSIAGSVLGLVRDQGIAHLFGAGAESDAFLVAWTIPEIAATVLIEDAMALLMVPAFSAALARGEGPHALIRGTLPRLLAALALLTAALAAGAPWVVHVLAPGIADPTTAVACTRLTALTVLTFGIAGYLSAALRAHRRFVAPAAIYVAYNTGIVAVLFALHGRFGVRAAAAGVAVGGVLMIAAQLPSFLRVLRSTPVGPAGPRPDNPLGLALLAPVIVFTLSRQAQVLVERFFAAPLPAGAISHLNYAEKVAQLPMALSVMIVTVTFPVLSRALADGDREQARRRVERDLALACLVVLLGTSYVIACAPQITEVLFQRGEFTAVDTADTATVMRVYALGLLGQSLVGALVRPYFSAAGPTWYPAAAMGLGLAVTAAADAAAVGPWGAYGIAAGNALGITVTAALLLRGLGAHTVAVRVAAVAPRIGRIALAALCATAAGWALAHRLPDPAVAAAACAVAVPVVFAGAALAARVPEVPYLLATVTRKGRP